A single window of Lynx canadensis isolate LIC74 chromosome C2, mLynCan4.pri.v2, whole genome shotgun sequence DNA harbors:
- the ZBTB21 gene encoding zinc finger and BTB domain-containing protein 21 isoform X1 yields the protein MEGLLHYINPAHAISLLSALNEERLKGQLCDVLLIVGDQKFRAHKNVLAASSEYFQSLFTNKENEAQTVFQLDFCEPDAFDNVLNYIYSSSLFVEKSSLAAVQELGYSLGISFLTNIVSKTPQAPFPTCPNRKKIFIEEDESSSQKRSVIVCQSRNEAQGKTAGQNQPDLSHTSRPSPGLAVKTGTGKPHVPKPAEAPHASPVAEKTWPRDGPVGCAKSLERPGSVDDPHRSSLAKSNAVPPGKPLQDREGTDEKPCLSGQLPKGKAIELALKRPRPPVLSLRSASETPYVLKETGKGGGPGEDRNLLYYSKLGLVVPSGGPGSGKQGIDRSGPLVKSLLRRSLSMDSQVPVYSPAIDLKSSQGPSAASGEVPANVFCALSQKPSVKECDDASALDERTPAPQPHRLRSFSASQSTDREGEPAVAEVRVKTEPRSPLSDPSDIIRVTVGDPAAASSVTRDLSLKTEDDQRDMSRLPAKRRFQADRRLPFKKVKEGEHGSPVSEQNLEEGSSPPLPDADFPDSDLNKEEFGELEGTRPNKKFKCKHCLKIFRSTAGLHRHINMYHNPEKPYACDICHKRFHTNFKVWTHCQTQHGVVRNPSPASSSHAVLDEKFQRKLIDIVREREIKKALIFKLRRSKPAFQAQTSSQAQAIKRNLRSRAKGAYVCTYCGKAYRFLSQFKQHVKMHPGEKPVGVTRAAKPREHVSLESPVENKEVYQCRLCNAKLSSLLEQGSHERLCRNATVCPYCSLRFFSPELKREHEGKCEYKKLTCLECMRTFKSSFSIWRHQVEVHNQNTMAPAEHFSLPGLDHNGDATAASRPQAQAEPPKANHAVAAKDDAAFSDCSEQVNFDSEDSSCLPEDLSLSKQLKIHVKEEPAEEAEEEAPEARAAAKDAGPSKDSSLWPCEKCGKTFTAHKQLERHQELLCSVKPFICHVCNKAFRTNFRLWSHFQSHMSQAAEEPAHKDPEACPVPTNSPSPPPLPPPPPLPKIQPLEPDSPTGVAENPAPAAEKLFVPQESDTLFYHAPPLSAITFKRQFMCKLCHRTFKTAFSLWSHEQSHN from the coding sequence ATGGAGGGGTTGCTGCATTACATCAACCCGGCCCATGCCATCTCCCTCCTCAGTGCGCTCAACGAGGAGCGCCTCAAAGGGCAGCTGTGTGACGTGCTGCTGATCGTCGGGGACCAGAAGTTTCGAGCTCATAAAAATGTCTTGGCTGCCAGCAGCGAGTATTTTCAGAGTCTGTTCACGAATAAGGAGAACGAGGCCCAAACCGTATTTCAACTTGATTTTTGTGAACCCGATGCTTTTGATAATGTTTTGAACTACATTTATTCTTCGTCCTTATTTGTCGAGAAAAGCAGTCTCGCCGCCGTCCAAGAGCTGGGCTACAGCCTCGGGATTTCCTTTCTGACGAACATCGTCTCGAAAACACCTCAGGCACCCTTTCCAACGTGTCCCAACAGGAAGAAGATATTCATAGAAGAGGACGAAAGCAGTTCTCAGAAGAGAAGTGTCATCGTGTGTCAAAGCCGAAACGAAGCACAAGGCAAAACTGCCGGTCAGAATCAGCCCGACCTGAGCCACACCTCGCGGCCCTCCCCCGGCCTCGCGGTCAAGACCGGCACCGGGAAGCCCCACGTCCCAAAGCCAGCGGAAGCGCCTCACGCGTCGCCAGTAGCCGAAAAGACTTGGCCCAGAGATGGCCCTGTGGGCTGCGCGAAGTCCCTCGAGCGTCCCGGCTCTGTGGACGACCCTCACAGAAGCAGCTTAGCAAAGAGCAATGCGGTGCCGCCTGGCAAGCCGCTGCAGGACAGAGAGGGGACGGACGAGAAACCGTGTCTGAGCGGCCAGCTGCCCAAAGGAAAAGCCATAGAGCTGGCCTTGAAGAGACCACGGCCGCCCGTCCTGTCTCTTCGAAGCGCGTCGGAGACCCCCTACGTGCTGAAGGAAACCGGCAAAGGAGGCGGCCCGGGCGAAGACAGGAACCTGCTGTACTATTCGAAGCTGGGGTTGGTGGTCCCGTCCGGCGGCCCTGGTTCCGGAAAGCAAGGCATCGACAGAAGCGGCCCGCTGGTGAAGAGTCTGCTCAGGCGCTCGCTGTCCATGGACAGCCAGGTTCCCGTCTACTCGCCCGCCATAGACCTGAAGTCTTCCCAGGGGCCCTCGGCAGCGTCCGGGGAGGTGCCCGCCAACGTgttctgtgctctgtctcaaaagccGTCCGTGAAAGAGTGCGACGACGCGTCAGCCCTCGACGAGCGGACTCCGGCGCCCCAGCCGCACCGCCTCAGGTCCTTCAGCGCCTCTCAGTCCACGGACAGGGAGGGCGAGCCTGCTGTGGCCGAGGTGCGCGTCAAGACGGAGCCCCGCAGCCCGCTGTCGGACCCCTCCGACATCATCCGAGTCACCGTGGGAGACCCGGCGGCCGCGTCGTCCGTCACGAGAGACCTCTCCCTGAAGACCGAAGACGACCAAAGAGACATGAGCAGACTCCCGGCCAAAAGGAGGTTCCAGGCGGACCGAAGACTGCCGTTTAAGAAGGTAAAGGAGGGCGAGCACGGGTCTCCGGTGTCCGAACAGAACTTGGAGGAGGGCTCGAGCCCTCCTCTCCCCGATGCCGACTTTCCAGACTCTGACTTGAATAAAGAGGAATTTGGTGAGTTGGAGGGAACGAGAccaaacaaaaagtttaaatgcAAACATTGCCTTAAGATCTTTAGATCCACAGCAGGCCTTCACCGGCACATTAACATGTACCACAACCCAGAGAAGCCCTATGCTTGCGACATCTGCCACAAGCGCTTTCACACGAACTTCAAAGTGTGGACGCACTGCCAGACCCAGCACGGCGTGGTGAGGAACCCGTCGCCGGCCTCTAGCTCACACGCCGTGCTGGACGAGAAGTTCCAGAGAAAGCTCATTGACatagtgagagagcgagagattAAGAAGGCCCTGATCTTTAAGCTGAGGCGCAGCAAGCCCGCTTTTCAGGCGCAGACTAGCTCCCAGGCCCAAGCCATCAAGAGGAACTTGCGGTCCCGAGCCAAAGGAGCGTACGTTTGCACCTACTGCGGAAAGGCCTATCGCTTTCTCTCGCAGTTCAAGCAGCACGTAAAGATGCACCCGGGAGAAAAGCCCGTTGGCGTCACTAGAGCTGCTAAGCCCAGGGAGcatgtttctctggagagcccggTAGAGAACAAGGAGGTTTACCAGTGCCGCCTCTGTAATGCTAAGCTCTCTTCTCTTCTAGAGCAAGGAAGCCACGAGCGGCTGTGCCGAAACGCAACCGTTTGCCCCTACTGCAGCCTTAGGTTTTTCTCGCCCGAGCTCAAGCGGGAGCACGAGGGCAAGTGTGAGTACAAGAAGCTGACGTGCCTCGAGTGCATGCGTACCTTCAAGTCCTCCTTCAGCATCTGGCGGCACCAGGTCGAGGTCCACAACCAGAACACGATGGCGCCGGCCGAGCACTTCTCCCTGCCCGGCCTGGACCACAACGGCGACGCGACCGCCgcctccaggccccaggcccaggccGAGCCTCCGAAAGCCAACCACGCGGTGGCCGCCAAGGACGACGCCGCGTTCAGCGACTGTTCCGAGCAGGTGAACTTCGACTCCGAGGACTCTTCCTGCCTCCCCGAGGACCTCAGCCTTTCGAAGCAGCTGAAAATCCACGTCAAGGAGGAGCCCGCCGAGGAGGCCGAGGAGGAGGCGCCCGAGGCCCGCGCGGCCGCCAAGGACGCGGGCCCCAGCAAGGACAGCAGCCTGTGGCCGTGCGAGAAGTGCGGCAAGACGTTCACGGCGCACAAGCAGCTGGAGCGGCACCAGGAGCTGCTGTGCTCCGTGAAGCCCTTCATCTGCCACGTTTGCAACAAAGCCTTCCGCACCAACTTCCGCCTCTGGAGCCACTTCCAGTCCCACATGTCCCAGGCCGCCGAGGAGCCGGCGCACAAGGACCCGGAAGCCTGCCCCGTCCCCACAAACTCGCCGTCCCCGCCcccgctgcccccgcccccgccgctgcCCAAGATCCAGCCCCTGGAGCCCGACAGCCCGACGGGCGTGGCCGAGAACCCCGCGCCGGCCGCCGAGAAACTCTTTGTGCCCCAGGAATCCGACACGCTGTTCTACCACGCCCCGCCCCTCTCGGCAATCACATTTAAAAGGCAGTTCATGTGTAAACTGTGCCACAGGACATTCAAGACTGCCTTCAGTCTTTGGAGTCACGAACAAAGCCACAACTGA
- the ZBTB21 gene encoding zinc finger and BTB domain-containing protein 21 isoform X2, which yields MEGLLHYINPAHAISLLSALNEERLKGQLCDVLLIVGDQKFRAHKNVLAASSEYFQSLFTNKENEAQTVFQLDFCEPDAFDNVLNYIYSSSLFVEKSSLAAVQELGYSLGISFLTNIVSKTPQAPFPTCPNRKKIFIEEDESSSQKRSVIVCQSRNEAQGKTAGQNQPDLSHTSRPSPGLAVKTGTGKPHVPKPAEAPHASPVAEKTWPRDGPVGCAKSLERPGSVDDPHRSSLAKSNAVPPGKPLQDREGTDEKPCLSGQLPKGKAIELALKRPRPPVLSLRSASETPYVLKETGKGGGPGEDRNLLYYSKLGLVVPSGGPGSGKQGIDRSGPLVKSLLRRSLSMDSQVPVYSPAIDLKSSQGPSAASGEVPANVFCALSQKPSVKECDDASALDERTPAPQPHRLRSFSASQSTDREGEPAVAEVRVKTEPRSPLSDPSDIIRVTVGDPAAASSVTRDLSLKTEDDQRDMSRLPAKRRFQADRRLPFKKVKEGEHGSPVSEQNLEEGSSPPLPDADFPDSDLNKEEFEQGSHERLCRNATVCPYCSLRFFSPELKREHEGKCEYKKLTCLECMRTFKSSFSIWRHQVEVHNQNTMAPAEHFSLPGLDHNGDATAASRPQAQAEPPKANHAVAAKDDAAFSDCSEQVNFDSEDSSCLPEDLSLSKQLKIHVKEEPAEEAEEEAPEARAAAKDAGPSKDSSLWPCEKCGKTFTAHKQLERHQELLCSVKPFICHVCNKAFRTNFRLWSHFQSHMSQAAEEPAHKDPEACPVPTNSPSPPPLPPPPPLPKIQPLEPDSPTGVAENPAPAAEKLFVPQESDTLFYHAPPLSAITFKRQFMCKLCHRTFKTAFSLWSHEQSHN from the exons ATGGAGGGGTTGCTGCATTACATCAACCCGGCCCATGCCATCTCCCTCCTCAGTGCGCTCAACGAGGAGCGCCTCAAAGGGCAGCTGTGTGACGTGCTGCTGATCGTCGGGGACCAGAAGTTTCGAGCTCATAAAAATGTCTTGGCTGCCAGCAGCGAGTATTTTCAGAGTCTGTTCACGAATAAGGAGAACGAGGCCCAAACCGTATTTCAACTTGATTTTTGTGAACCCGATGCTTTTGATAATGTTTTGAACTACATTTATTCTTCGTCCTTATTTGTCGAGAAAAGCAGTCTCGCCGCCGTCCAAGAGCTGGGCTACAGCCTCGGGATTTCCTTTCTGACGAACATCGTCTCGAAAACACCTCAGGCACCCTTTCCAACGTGTCCCAACAGGAAGAAGATATTCATAGAAGAGGACGAAAGCAGTTCTCAGAAGAGAAGTGTCATCGTGTGTCAAAGCCGAAACGAAGCACAAGGCAAAACTGCCGGTCAGAATCAGCCCGACCTGAGCCACACCTCGCGGCCCTCCCCCGGCCTCGCGGTCAAGACCGGCACCGGGAAGCCCCACGTCCCAAAGCCAGCGGAAGCGCCTCACGCGTCGCCAGTAGCCGAAAAGACTTGGCCCAGAGATGGCCCTGTGGGCTGCGCGAAGTCCCTCGAGCGTCCCGGCTCTGTGGACGACCCTCACAGAAGCAGCTTAGCAAAGAGCAATGCGGTGCCGCCTGGCAAGCCGCTGCAGGACAGAGAGGGGACGGACGAGAAACCGTGTCTGAGCGGCCAGCTGCCCAAAGGAAAAGCCATAGAGCTGGCCTTGAAGAGACCACGGCCGCCCGTCCTGTCTCTTCGAAGCGCGTCGGAGACCCCCTACGTGCTGAAGGAAACCGGCAAAGGAGGCGGCCCGGGCGAAGACAGGAACCTGCTGTACTATTCGAAGCTGGGGTTGGTGGTCCCGTCCGGCGGCCCTGGTTCCGGAAAGCAAGGCATCGACAGAAGCGGCCCGCTGGTGAAGAGTCTGCTCAGGCGCTCGCTGTCCATGGACAGCCAGGTTCCCGTCTACTCGCCCGCCATAGACCTGAAGTCTTCCCAGGGGCCCTCGGCAGCGTCCGGGGAGGTGCCCGCCAACGTgttctgtgctctgtctcaaaagccGTCCGTGAAAGAGTGCGACGACGCGTCAGCCCTCGACGAGCGGACTCCGGCGCCCCAGCCGCACCGCCTCAGGTCCTTCAGCGCCTCTCAGTCCACGGACAGGGAGGGCGAGCCTGCTGTGGCCGAGGTGCGCGTCAAGACGGAGCCCCGCAGCCCGCTGTCGGACCCCTCCGACATCATCCGAGTCACCGTGGGAGACCCGGCGGCCGCGTCGTCCGTCACGAGAGACCTCTCCCTGAAGACCGAAGACGACCAAAGAGACATGAGCAGACTCCCGGCCAAAAGGAGGTTCCAGGCGGACCGAAGACTGCCGTTTAAGAAGGTAAAGGAGGGCGAGCACGGGTCTCCGGTGTCCGAACAGAACTTGGAGGAGGGCTCGAGCCCTCCTCTCCCCGATGCCGACTTTCCAGACTCTGACTTGAATAAAGAGGAATTTG AGCAAGGAAGCCACGAGCGGCTGTGCCGAAACGCAACCGTTTGCCCCTACTGCAGCCTTAGGTTTTTCTCGCCCGAGCTCAAGCGGGAGCACGAGGGCAAGTGTGAGTACAAGAAGCTGACGTGCCTCGAGTGCATGCGTACCTTCAAGTCCTCCTTCAGCATCTGGCGGCACCAGGTCGAGGTCCACAACCAGAACACGATGGCGCCGGCCGAGCACTTCTCCCTGCCCGGCCTGGACCACAACGGCGACGCGACCGCCgcctccaggccccaggcccaggccGAGCCTCCGAAAGCCAACCACGCGGTGGCCGCCAAGGACGACGCCGCGTTCAGCGACTGTTCCGAGCAGGTGAACTTCGACTCCGAGGACTCTTCCTGCCTCCCCGAGGACCTCAGCCTTTCGAAGCAGCTGAAAATCCACGTCAAGGAGGAGCCCGCCGAGGAGGCCGAGGAGGAGGCGCCCGAGGCCCGCGCGGCCGCCAAGGACGCGGGCCCCAGCAAGGACAGCAGCCTGTGGCCGTGCGAGAAGTGCGGCAAGACGTTCACGGCGCACAAGCAGCTGGAGCGGCACCAGGAGCTGCTGTGCTCCGTGAAGCCCTTCATCTGCCACGTTTGCAACAAAGCCTTCCGCACCAACTTCCGCCTCTGGAGCCACTTCCAGTCCCACATGTCCCAGGCCGCCGAGGAGCCGGCGCACAAGGACCCGGAAGCCTGCCCCGTCCCCACAAACTCGCCGTCCCCGCCcccgctgcccccgcccccgccgctgcCCAAGATCCAGCCCCTGGAGCCCGACAGCCCGACGGGCGTGGCCGAGAACCCCGCGCCGGCCGCCGAGAAACTCTTTGTGCCCCAGGAATCCGACACGCTGTTCTACCACGCCCCGCCCCTCTCGGCAATCACATTTAAAAGGCAGTTCATGTGTAAACTGTGCCACAGGACATTCAAGACTGCCTTCAGTCTTTGGAGTCACGAACAAAGCCACAACTGA